One stretch of Aquimarina sp. Aq107 DNA includes these proteins:
- a CDS encoding exo-beta-N-acetylmuramidase NamZ domain-containing protein, with the protein MVFIRNAFKNTFLFFFTLLISCGSGTKTSSQTTSDQEKPEINKKSVISENQQQDSLNVLEPIIVGANQTELYLPLLENKKIAIVGNQTSVIFKFPNIGPLLQTEKVATNTLDQYTHLVDSLLSKNIDIKKVFAPEHGFRGKADAGELVADEKDIKTGLPIVSLHGKSKKPSAASLSNIDLVVFDIQDVGARFYTYISTLHYVMQACAENKIPLLILDRPNPNGHYIDGPTLEIEHSSFVGVHPIPLVHGMTIGEYAKMINGEGWLGNDLKCEIQIIPVKNYTHQSYYSLAIRPSPNLPNDRSINLYPSLGFFEGTTINAGRGTEMQFQIFGSPDFPIDQYDFAYTPQPNFGAKYPKHKGEVCYGKDLRKTKRLNTINIQWLLNTYNNSKNKEGFFNDKSFTIHAGTKKLQQQIEQGYTAREIKKTWKKDLEKFKKIRAQYLLYK; encoded by the coding sequence ATGGTTTTTATAAGAAATGCATTCAAAAATACGTTTTTATTCTTTTTCACACTGCTTATTTCTTGCGGAAGCGGAACAAAAACATCATCACAGACCACTTCTGATCAAGAAAAGCCTGAAATAAATAAGAAAAGTGTTATTTCAGAAAACCAACAACAAGACTCATTAAACGTTTTAGAACCAATTATAGTTGGAGCAAATCAAACTGAATTATACTTACCATTACTGGAAAATAAAAAAATAGCAATTGTAGGGAATCAGACTTCTGTAATTTTCAAATTCCCTAATATTGGTCCATTATTACAAACAGAAAAAGTTGCTACGAACACTTTAGATCAATATACACATCTTGTAGATTCTTTATTATCTAAAAATATTGACATTAAAAAGGTGTTTGCTCCTGAACACGGTTTTAGAGGAAAAGCAGATGCTGGAGAGCTCGTTGCTGATGAAAAAGATATCAAAACAGGATTACCGATCGTATCTTTACATGGTAAGAGCAAAAAACCATCTGCTGCATCCCTTTCTAATATTGATTTGGTTGTTTTTGACATTCAGGACGTGGGTGCTAGATTTTACACCTATATTTCTACACTTCATTATGTGATGCAGGCCTGCGCAGAAAACAAAATTCCTTTATTAATTTTGGATAGACCAAATCCTAACGGGCATTATATAGATGGACCTACCTTAGAAATAGAACACAGCAGTTTTGTTGGGGTACATCCAATTCCATTAGTTCATGGGATGACAATAGGAGAATACGCAAAAATGATAAATGGTGAAGGCTGGTTAGGAAATGATCTAAAATGCGAAATCCAGATTATTCCTGTTAAAAACTACACCCATCAAAGTTATTATAGTTTAGCAATACGACCTTCGCCTAATCTACCAAATGATAGATCGATAAACCTATATCCCAGTTTAGGTTTTTTCGAAGGTACTACAATTAATGCTGGTCGAGGAACAGAAATGCAATTTCAGATTTTCGGATCTCCAGATTTTCCAATAGATCAATACGATTTTGCTTACACTCCACAACCTAATTTTGGTGCTAAATACCCTAAACATAAAGGAGAAGTCTGTTACGGTAAAGATCTTAGAAAAACCAAAAGACTTAACACTATTAATATACAATGGCTCCTTAACACATATAACAATTCTAAAAATAAAGAAGGTTTTTTTAACGACAAATCATTCACAATACATGCTGGAACAAAAAAACTACAACAACAAATAGAACAAGGATATACTGCTCGCGAAATAAAAAAGACATGGAAAAAAGATCTAGAAAAGTTTAAAAAAATAAGAGCCCAATATCTTCTGTATAAATAG
- a CDS encoding DUF2851 family protein, producing the protein MSEDFLHYIWKYKKINFSNLKTTDEQSLVLLRIGDHNQLNSGPDFFNAQLIINDQKWAGNLEIHIKSSDWYVHHHEIDSAYDNVILHVVWEDDMEVFRNDNSRLATLQLKDYVDTSLLIKYQQIFQSKTTNWIQCEKQLPEVSSFTISNWQERLYIERLEHKSSQIRELLKKSSNDWEEVLFKLLAKNFGLKVNDDAFLSLANSFGFSCLRKCSTNVEQLEALFYGQANLLDKNSNVPYVQKLLKRYTFLKNKFKLQNKGVIPFRFFRLRPSNFPTIRISQLASLYFKNNQLFSEVMRINNLDAFYELFDVSASEFWETHYTFDKESSSRGKKITKSFTNLILINTIIPLKFLYARNIGKDVEEEIFGLMSQLPCEKNNITNHFIDLGVRMDDALHSQSMIELKNNYCDKKACLKCSIGNYLLNREGNLG; encoded by the coding sequence ATGAGTGAAGATTTTTTACATTATATCTGGAAATACAAAAAAATTAATTTTTCAAATTTAAAAACCACTGATGAGCAATCTTTAGTGCTTCTTAGGATTGGAGATCATAATCAGTTGAATTCTGGTCCGGATTTTTTTAATGCACAATTAATAATTAATGATCAGAAATGGGCGGGAAATTTAGAGATTCATATAAAGTCTAGCGATTGGTATGTACATCATCATGAGATAGATTCGGCATACGATAATGTTATATTGCATGTCGTATGGGAAGATGATATGGAAGTTTTTAGAAATGATAATTCTCGCCTAGCTACTTTACAACTTAAAGATTATGTAGATACATCTTTACTTATTAAGTATCAACAAATTTTTCAAAGTAAAACTACCAACTGGATTCAGTGCGAAAAACAACTTCCAGAAGTGTCTAGTTTTACAATTTCTAATTGGCAAGAAAGATTGTATATAGAACGTTTAGAGCATAAATCATCTCAAATTAGAGAATTATTGAAAAAATCATCGAACGATTGGGAAGAAGTACTTTTTAAGTTGTTAGCCAAAAATTTTGGATTAAAAGTTAATGATGATGCATTTTTAAGTCTAGCTAATTCATTTGGATTCTCTTGTTTAAGAAAATGTAGTACAAATGTAGAGCAGTTAGAAGCTCTATTTTATGGACAAGCTAATTTACTAGATAAAAACTCTAATGTTCCATATGTACAGAAGCTTTTAAAAAGGTATACTTTTTTGAAAAATAAATTTAAACTACAAAATAAAGGAGTAATCCCTTTTCGATTTTTTAGATTGAGACCTTCTAATTTTCCAACAATTCGAATATCTCAATTAGCAAGTCTTTATTTTAAAAACAACCAACTCTTTAGTGAGGTTATGAGAATAAATAATTTGGATGCATTTTATGAACTATTCGATGTAAGTGCAAGTGAGTTCTGGGAAACACATTATACTTTTGATAAAGAATCTAGTTCTAGAGGTAAAAAAATAACAAAGTCTTTTACAAACCTGATTTTAATAAACACGATTATTCCTTTGAAATTTTTGTATGCTAGGAATATTGGGAAAGATGTAGAGGAGGAGATCTTTGGACTAATGTCACAATTACCTTGTGAAAAGAATAATATTACGAATCATTTTATTGATTTAGGAGTGCGTATGGATGATGCATTACATTCGCAATCTATGATTGAACTTAAAAACAATTATTGTGATAAAAAAGCTTGTTTAAAATGTTCTATAGGTAATTATTTATTGAATAGAGAAGGTAATTTAGGATAA
- a CDS encoding peroxiredoxin family protein produces the protein MNGILKSIFITFLPLSGLYFTILSAIHIIKHGVSVPQYFGQIIIASTITLFFVFLFLKPVARTDKNLKTHTTLIIIGLLINIGFGIFKGINLDEVLPSIILFLSWILYLKWYSVFNNRSENLILQKGAQFPELNFLDINKNTITTSTFSGNPTIYLFYRGNWCPLCMMQIKEIALQYKELEKRNVNVVLISPQPHTHSKSLAEKYGLNFHFLQDYKNEASKKLNILAKNGLPMGLQVLGYDNDTVLPTVIITDSNHKIIFADLTDNYRVRPEPNTFINIIDTIS, from the coding sequence ATGAACGGTATATTAAAATCTATTTTCATTACATTCTTACCTTTATCAGGTCTTTACTTTACCATTCTAAGTGCGATACATATTATTAAACATGGAGTGTCTGTTCCTCAATACTTCGGACAAATTATAATAGCATCAACTATTACGTTATTTTTTGTTTTTCTTTTTCTAAAACCTGTAGCTAGAACCGACAAGAATTTAAAAACTCATACTACATTAATTATTATTGGTCTTTTAATTAATATCGGGTTTGGTATATTTAAAGGAATAAATCTGGATGAAGTATTACCCAGTATAATTTTATTTTTAAGCTGGATTTTATATTTAAAATGGTATTCGGTTTTTAATAATCGTTCTGAAAATCTCATATTACAGAAAGGCGCACAATTTCCAGAACTTAATTTTTTAGATATTAATAAAAATACAATCACTACAAGTACATTTTCAGGAAACCCAACTATATATCTGTTTTATCGCGGTAATTGGTGTCCTCTTTGCATGATGCAGATTAAAGAAATTGCATTACAATATAAAGAACTGGAAAAAAGGAATGTAAACGTTGTATTAATTAGTCCACAGCCCCATACTCATTCTAAATCTTTGGCAGAAAAGTATGGACTAAACTTTCATTTCTTACAAGATTACAAAAACGAAGCCTCCAAAAAACTAAATATTTTAGCAAAAAATGGATTACCAATGGGGCTTCAGGTGTTAGGGTATGATAATGATACAGTTTTACCAACGGTTATTATTACAGACTCTAACCACAAAATCATCTTCGCAGATTTAACCGATAACTATAGAGTACGGCCAGAACCGAATACTTTTATAAATATTATTGATACTATTAGCTAA
- a CDS encoding ABC transporter permease, producing the protein MNFEYFIAKRLIKGKEHKSSISSAIIKIAILAIAIGMVMMLITVATGIGLQRKIREKVAAFNGHVIITSYDNNNSLESMIPIKKDQHFYPNFTDVSGIKHVQGFATKGGLIRTENDFEGIVVKGVGEDYNWSYFEEYLIEGTLPDFTDPRNNQILVSAYTASRLGLGIGDNANTVFLKKNSSSNIPANIRAFKIVGIYDSGFLEFDEKFIFADIRHIQKMNKWKENQVGGFEVFIDDFDDIDKKGRQIYENIPSDLEAVTITLKYGSIFEWLKLFDLNIIGIISIIILVAGINMITALLVLILERTPMIGILKSLGTNDWSIRKVFLYNAGYLILIGLLWGNLIGVGLLFLQKYYGVIGLNPATYYVSTAPIYIDIGYIILLNLGTMVLCLIMLLIPSYVIAKISPSKAIRFQ; encoded by the coding sequence TTGAATTTCGAATATTTTATTGCCAAACGCCTTATCAAAGGTAAGGAACATAAAAGTAGCATATCATCAGCAATCATAAAAATTGCCATTTTAGCTATAGCCATTGGTATGGTTATGATGTTGATAACTGTAGCTACTGGTATAGGGTTACAACGTAAAATTAGAGAAAAAGTTGCGGCATTTAATGGTCATGTTATTATTACCAGTTATGATAATAATAACAGCTTAGAATCTATGATCCCTATTAAAAAAGATCAGCATTTCTATCCTAATTTTACAGACGTATCTGGAATTAAACATGTTCAAGGTTTTGCTACTAAGGGCGGACTTATTAGAACAGAGAATGACTTTGAAGGAATTGTAGTTAAGGGAGTAGGAGAAGATTATAATTGGTCATATTTTGAAGAATATTTGATAGAAGGTACCTTACCAGATTTTACAGACCCTAGAAATAATCAAATATTAGTATCTGCATATACAGCCTCTAGATTAGGATTGGGGATTGGAGATAATGCAAATACTGTTTTTTTGAAGAAAAACTCTAGTTCAAATATCCCAGCTAATATTAGAGCTTTTAAGATTGTTGGTATTTATGATTCTGGTTTTCTAGAGTTTGATGAGAAATTTATTTTTGCAGATATCCGGCATATTCAGAAAATGAATAAATGGAAAGAGAATCAAGTCGGAGGTTTTGAGGTGTTTATTGATGACTTCGATGATATTGATAAAAAAGGGAGACAGATTTATGAAAATATTCCTTCGGACTTAGAAGCCGTAACGATTACTTTAAAATATGGTAGTATTTTCGAATGGTTAAAACTCTTTGATCTTAATATCATCGGTATTATTAGTATAATTATATTAGTTGCTGGAATTAATATGATTACGGCATTATTGGTTCTTATTTTAGAAAGAACTCCTATGATTGGCATCTTAAAATCGCTAGGAACAAATGACTGGAGTATTCGAAAAGTATTTTTATATAACGCAGGATATTTAATATTGATAGGATTGCTTTGGGGTAATCTTATAGGTGTAGGATTGTTGTTTCTACAGAAATATTATGGTGTAATTGGATTGAATCCTGCTACATATTATGTGAGTACAGCTCCTATTTATATAGATATTGGTTATATAATTTTGCTTAATTTGGGGACCATGGTTTTATGCCTAATCATGCTTCTTATTCCATCATATGTAATTGCTAAAATATCGCCTTCTAAGGCTATTCGATTCCAGTAG
- a CDS encoding sodium:alanine symporter family protein produces the protein MKRILLSILALTIPFLTFAQETAEKGLDETINEVFADYTGWFVNAIFYQIPINEGVGIPWVVIMLLGFATFFTFYFKFINIGGFATAINVVRGKYDEIDDHGKPEDTNVNVVDGDIVDTIKDESQEGEVSHFQALTAALSGTVGLGNIAGVAIAITIGGPGATFWMIVAGLLGMTSKFAECTLGVKYRDVGEDGTVYGGPMYYLKKGLSEKGAAGLGKVLAVLFAIFCIGGSFGGGNMFQSNQAAQIFNEIAGFDGSSSGLIFGIVMAIFVGIVIIGGLKRIASVTEKVVPFMVGIYLLAAFVVIGMNFSEIGSAFAAIFNGAFAPEGVVGGFVGVLIQGFRRAAFSNEAGVGSAAIAHSAVKTNYAASEGIVALLEPFIDTVVVCTITALVIVITGNYLDPGAASGVQLTSNAFASAIPWFPYVLTIAVVLFAFSTMISWSYYGLQSWLFLFGKTKRNIMTYKIVFCLFTVLGASISLGAVTDFSDAMIFAMAVPNLIGVSLLLPRVREELKKYRDAIKASKN, from the coding sequence ATGAAGAGAATTCTTCTTTCAATTTTAGCACTCACAATCCCATTTTTAACATTTGCGCAGGAGACTGCAGAAAAAGGTTTAGATGAAACAATAAATGAGGTATTTGCGGATTATACAGGTTGGTTTGTTAACGCTATTTTTTATCAAATACCAATAAATGAAGGTGTTGGTATTCCATGGGTAGTAATAATGTTACTAGGGTTTGCAACTTTTTTTACATTCTATTTTAAGTTTATTAATATTGGAGGATTTGCAACAGCGATTAATGTGGTAAGAGGTAAGTACGATGAAATTGATGATCACGGTAAACCAGAAGATACTAATGTTAATGTTGTTGATGGTGATATAGTGGATACTATTAAAGATGAAAGTCAAGAAGGAGAAGTTTCTCATTTTCAAGCGCTAACAGCTGCATTGTCTGGTACAGTTGGTTTAGGGAATATAGCAGGTGTAGCAATAGCTATTACGATAGGTGGACCAGGTGCTACGTTTTGGATGATTGTGGCTGGTTTATTAGGAATGACTTCTAAATTTGCAGAATGTACATTAGGGGTTAAGTATAGAGACGTTGGAGAAGATGGAACGGTATATGGTGGTCCAATGTACTATCTTAAAAAAGGTTTGTCAGAAAAAGGTGCCGCTGGATTAGGAAAAGTTTTGGCAGTACTTTTTGCTATATTTTGTATTGGTGGTTCTTTTGGTGGAGGAAATATGTTCCAAAGTAATCAGGCTGCACAAATTTTTAATGAGATTGCTGGTTTTGACGGAAGTAGTTCAGGATTAATATTCGGAATTGTAATGGCTATATTTGTTGGTATAGTGATTATTGGAGGGTTGAAAAGAATTGCTTCGGTTACAGAAAAAGTGGTTCCTTTTATGGTTGGAATCTATCTGTTAGCTGCGTTTGTAGTAATTGGGATGAACTTCAGTGAAATTGGTAGTGCATTTGCTGCTATTTTTAATGGAGCATTTGCTCCAGAAGGAGTTGTTGGAGGTTTTGTTGGAGTTTTGATTCAAGGATTTAGAAGAGCGGCTTTTTCTAATGAAGCAGGAGTCGGAAGTGCAGCAATAGCTCATAGCGCAGTAAAAACAAATTATGCCGCTAGTGAAGGTATAGTAGCTTTGTTAGAACCATTTATTGATACTGTAGTTGTTTGTACTATTACTGCATTAGTAATTGTTATAACAGGTAATTATTTAGATCCAGGTGCAGCTTCAGGAGTTCAACTTACTTCTAATGCCTTTGCAAGTGCCATTCCTTGGTTTCCTTATGTATTAACTATTGCTGTTGTATTGTTTGCTTTTTCCACTATGATTTCTTGGTCTTATTATGGATTACAATCTTGGTTGTTCTTATTTGGAAAAACAAAAAGAAATATAATGACTTATAAAATAGTATTTTGTTTGTTTACAGTTCTTGGCGCTTCTATAAGTCTTGGTGCAGTTACAGATTTTTCTGACGCAATGATTTTTGCAATGGCTGTCCCTAACTTAATAGGAGTTTCTTTATTATTGCCTAGAGTAAGAGAAGAATTGAAAAAGTATAGAGATGCTATAAAAGCTTCTAAAAATTAA
- a CDS encoding AraC family transcriptional regulator yields the protein MQKYSFDFSDIDVLRSYFRSQLDPNGTTDRIYFPSEIGEGYLSYYKISPEVFLFINNYKAHVDIEYVREPIGEKDIILHFRKYSLDHQIEQNEIISSYSDGYTPGNMRCMDAQQGERVYITKGAEVKSIMIVLKSKYTKPYFLKNSNMADKVDQYIRYSHQHINKFYLSYKQSLLFDQIVSPDIKKVENYLFFIARGIRLLETFWKDVLMWETESNPFNINSAQVGNIYKVSNYLEHSLHEPFVGVDYLASMAHMSRTNFFNMFKEIHDQTPLEFFNNKKLESSYNMIFTEGLSIKEVMDNLNYSNSSKFKKAFFNKFDVYPDIQIR from the coding sequence ATGCAAAAATATTCATTTGACTTTTCTGATATAGATGTATTAAGGAGCTATTTTAGATCCCAATTGGATCCTAATGGTACTACTGATAGAATTTATTTTCCTTCAGAAATTGGAGAAGGATATCTTAGCTATTATAAAATATCTCCAGAGGTTTTTCTTTTTATCAATAATTATAAAGCACATGTAGATATAGAATATGTAAGAGAACCTATCGGAGAAAAAGATATTATCTTACATTTCAGGAAATACTCATTAGATCATCAGATTGAGCAAAACGAAATAATAAGCTCATATTCTGATGGATATACTCCCGGAAATATGAGATGTATGGATGCGCAACAAGGAGAGAGAGTTTATATAACTAAAGGAGCGGAGGTGAAATCAATTATGATCGTATTGAAAAGTAAGTATACAAAACCTTATTTTCTCAAGAATAGTAATATGGCTGATAAAGTAGATCAATATATTAGATACTCTCATCAGCATATTAATAAGTTTTACCTTTCGTATAAACAATCTCTTTTATTTGACCAGATAGTATCCCCTGATATAAAGAAAGTTGAAAATTACCTGTTTTTTATTGCAAGAGGAATTCGCCTACTAGAAACATTCTGGAAAGATGTTCTGATGTGGGAGACGGAAAGTAATCCTTTTAATATAAATAGTGCTCAGGTTGGTAATATTTATAAAGTAAGTAATTATTTAGAACATAGTCTCCATGAACCTTTTGTAGGGGTAGATTATTTGGCTTCTATGGCTCATATGAGTCGCACAAATTTCTTTAATATGTTTAAAGAGATTCATGATCAAACACCTTTGGAATTTTTTAATAATAAAAAATTAGAGAGTTCTTATAATATGATATTTACAGAAGGGTTATCTATCAAAGAAGTTATGGATAATCTTAATTATTCCAATTCATCAAAATTTAAAAAGGCGTTCTTCAATAAATTTGATGTTTATCCAGATATACAAATTCGATAA
- a CDS encoding pyridoxal-phosphate dependent enzyme, with translation MKYANNILETIGDTPMVKMNALVKDVDALVLAKYETFNPGNSVKDRMALKMIEDAEADGRLKPGGTIIEGTSGNTGMGLALVAIVKGYKLICVMADKQSKEKMDILRAVGAKVMVCPTNVEPDDPRSYYSVSKRLAEETPNSWYVNQYDNPSNAKAHYESTGPEIWEQTEGKITHFIVGVGTGGTISGVGKYLKEKNPDVKVWGIDTYGSVFKKYHETGIFDENEVYSYITEGIGEDILPENVNFSIIDGFTKVTDKDAAVYTQRLAKEEGMFLGNSAGAAIKGLLQLKDHFKKDDVVVVLFHDHGSRYVGKMFNDDWMRERGFLEEEVSTAVDLVKNHQEKPLVTVKTEELVSHAIERMRKFQISQIPVLDSEGFVGSVDESALFSAFLDDKNTADTPIREIMNDPFPIVEANTSLDEISSLIKNGNPAVLVALEDGKHHIITKYDVISHIK, from the coding sequence GTGAAGTACGCAAATAATATTTTGGAAACCATTGGGGATACACCTATGGTAAAAATGAATGCTCTGGTAAAAGATGTTGATGCCTTAGTGTTAGCTAAATACGAGACATTTAATCCTGGGAATTCTGTAAAAGACCGAATGGCTTTAAAAATGATCGAGGATGCTGAAGCGGATGGAAGATTAAAACCTGGAGGAACAATTATTGAGGGAACCTCTGGAAATACTGGGATGGGACTTGCTCTTGTTGCAATCGTAAAAGGGTATAAGTTGATTTGCGTTATGGCAGATAAACAGTCCAAAGAAAAAATGGATATCCTTAGAGCTGTAGGAGCTAAGGTGATGGTATGTCCAACTAATGTAGAACCAGATGATCCTAGATCTTATTATTCTGTTTCTAAAAGGTTGGCAGAAGAAACCCCTAATTCTTGGTATGTTAATCAATATGACAATCCATCTAATGCCAAGGCTCATTACGAAAGTACGGGGCCGGAAATATGGGAGCAGACAGAAGGAAAAATAACTCATTTTATTGTTGGAGTTGGCACGGGAGGAACAATTTCTGGTGTTGGTAAATATTTAAAAGAAAAAAATCCAGATGTTAAAGTTTGGGGTATTGATACATATGGTTCAGTATTTAAGAAATATCACGAAACCGGAATATTTGATGAGAACGAGGTGTACTCCTATATTACAGAAGGTATTGGAGAAGATATTTTACCAGAAAACGTTAATTTTTCTATTATAGACGGTTTTACGAAAGTGACTGATAAAGATGCTGCAGTATATACACAACGTCTTGCAAAAGAAGAAGGAATGTTCCTTGGAAATAGTGCTGGAGCTGCTATTAAAGGACTATTACAATTAAAAGATCATTTTAAAAAGGATGATGTAGTAGTTGTATTATTCCATGATCATGGTAGTAGATATGTAGGTAAGATGTTTAATGATGATTGGATGAGAGAACGTGGTTTTCTTGAAGAAGAAGTGTCGACGGCAGTAGATTTGGTAAAAAATCATCAGGAGAAACCTTTGGTTACAGTAAAAACTGAAGAGTTGGTTTCTCATGCAATAGAGCGTATGCGTAAATTTCAAATTTCGCAGATACCTGTTTTAGATAGTGAAGGTTTTGTAGGTTCGGTAGATGAAAGTGCTTTGTTTTCTGCATTTTTAGATGACAAAAACACTGCGGATACTCCAATCAGAGAAATTATGAATGATCCTTTCCCGATTGTAGAGGCAAATACATCACTTGATGAGATATCAAGTTTAATCAAAAATGGTAATCCTGCTGTTCTAGTTGCACTTGAGGATGGAAAGCATCATATCATTACAAAATATGATGTTATAAGTCATATAAAATAA
- a CDS encoding helix-hairpin-helix domain-containing protein gives MKNTESHFEIHRRFRNGILLLVLLMFFLIGVLYFFPNTISSEDNFVAYTEYQVQIDSLKNEALKKKKEYKLKQFNPNFITDYKGYVLGMTTDELDRLYAYRKKEKWINSVSDFKKVTGVSDSLLAVISPLFKFPDWVQNSKKSKPYKKVRYPVKSFAQKEDLNSVTSKEFQEIIGVPDFIADRIIKCRDRLGGFISDIQLKDVEGLYDNQREKILSMYTVKEIRSFEKININNASVKELMEVPYFDFETALEIKDFIDTHQGVSNFEELGKIEGFSLEKIDRIALYLELN, from the coding sequence ATGAAAAATACTGAATCCCATTTCGAGATACACAGACGTTTCCGAAATGGGATTCTTCTTTTAGTACTATTAATGTTCTTTTTAATAGGAGTGTTGTATTTTTTTCCTAACACTATAAGTAGTGAGGACAACTTTGTAGCTTATACAGAATATCAGGTACAGATAGATTCATTGAAAAATGAAGCGCTTAAAAAGAAAAAGGAGTATAAATTAAAGCAGTTTAATCCAAACTTCATAACGGATTATAAAGGGTACGTTTTAGGGATGACAACGGATGAATTAGATAGACTTTATGCATATAGAAAAAAAGAGAAGTGGATAAATTCTGTATCTGATTTTAAAAAAGTTACAGGGGTTTCTGATTCATTATTAGCAGTAATTTCGCCTTTATTTAAATTTCCGGATTGGGTACAAAATTCTAAAAAGTCAAAACCTTATAAAAAAGTACGATATCCTGTAAAATCTTTTGCTCAGAAAGAAGATCTTAATAGTGTTACTTCTAAGGAATTTCAAGAGATTATTGGTGTGCCTGATTTCATTGCAGATAGGATTATAAAATGTAGAGATAGATTAGGTGGCTTTATAAGTGATATACAACTTAAAGATGTTGAAGGTTTATATGATAATCAGCGAGAAAAAATCCTATCTATGTACACCGTTAAAGAAATTAGAAGCTTTGAAAAAATTAATATTAATAATGCTTCAGTAAAGGAGTTAATGGAAGTTCCTTATTTTGATTTTGAGACTGCGTTAGAAATTAAAGATTTTATAGATACACATCAAGGGGTGTCTAATTTTGAAGAATTAGGAAAAATTGAGGGTTTTTCTTTAGAAAAAATAGATAGAATAGCATTATATTTGGAATTAAATTAA
- a CDS encoding TrkA family potassium uptake protein: MLKRFGSKIYIALALLITVVAVGVIGFRFFSDYSWVDALYMTVITMSTVGFGEVEPLDDTAKLFTVFLITTSAIILGYSLSVITEYIVGKSDPQRVQHRKLQKMMNKLENHIIIVGYGRNGKQAADKLLAYNKPFIIIENDKAVIEKYQSDELFFLEGNATEDNVLIDAKIKDAFCLICTLPEDADNLFIVLSARQINRDLKIISRASQDASYKKIRLAGADNVIMPDRIGGDHMASLVVVPDLIEFLDNLSIVGKRSINIEEVSFEDLFDDKKERTIREIAMRSRTGCTIIGYKSAEGEYIVNPEADTILKPGSKVVVLGRPEQVNQLNKEFNI, from the coding sequence ATGTTAAAGCGATTTGGGTCTAAAATATATATAGCCTTAGCTTTACTAATTACTGTAGTTGCGGTAGGAGTAATAGGTTTTCGTTTTTTTTCCGATTATTCTTGGGTCGATGCCTTGTATATGACAGTTATTACAATGTCTACTGTAGGGTTTGGAGAAGTAGAGCCTTTAGATGATACGGCAAAGTTATTTACGGTTTTTTTAATAACAACAAGTGCAATAATTTTAGGGTATTCTTTATCCGTAATTACAGAATATATTGTAGGTAAAAGTGATCCTCAAAGAGTACAACATCGAAAACTGCAAAAAATGATGAACAAACTAGAAAATCATATCATTATTGTCGGCTATGGCCGAAATGGGAAACAAGCTGCAGATAAACTGTTGGCATATAATAAGCCTTTTATTATTATAGAAAATGATAAGGCAGTAATCGAAAAATATCAAAGTGATGAACTTTTTTTTCTAGAAGGTAATGCTACAGAAGATAATGTATTAATAGATGCAAAAATTAAAGATGCCTTTTGTTTAATCTGCACCTTGCCAGAAGATGCTGATAATCTTTTTATAGTGTTATCCGCAAGACAAATTAACAGAGACCTTAAAATTATAAGTAGAGCATCACAAGATGCTTCTTATAAGAAAATAAGATTGGCAGGAGCAGATAATGTGATTATGCCGGATAGAATCGGAGGGGATCATATGGCTTCTTTAGTAGTGGTACCAGATTTAATCGAATTTTTAGATAATTTATCAATAGTAGGTAAACGATCCATAAATATAGAAGAGGTTTCTTTCGAGGATTTGTTTGATGATAAAAAAGAAAGAACTATTCGTGAGATTGCCATGCGATCAAGAACAGGATGTACTATCATAGGCTATAAGTCCGCAGAAGGTGAATATATTGTAAACCCAGAAGCTGATACCATTTTAAAGCCAGGTTCTAAAGTTGTTGTCCTAGGAAGACCTGAGCAGGTAAATCAATTGAATAAAGAGTTTAATATTTAG
- a CDS encoding PspC family transcriptional regulator — translation MLYNLRHFLERNGFYVSSRLADRLGMRAKNVRLFFIYLTFATAGLGFVIYLNMAFWLKLKDLVYTKRTSVFDL, via the coding sequence ATGCTTTATAATTTAAGACATTTTTTGGAACGCAATGGATTTTATGTTTCCAGTAGGCTTGCAGATAGATTAGGAATGCGTGCTAAAAATGTACGCTTGTTTTTTATTTATTTAACCTTTGCTACAGCTGGATTAGGCTTTGTGATTTATCTTAATATGGCCTTTTGGTTAAAATTAAAGGATTTGGTGTATACTAAAAGAACTTCAGTTTTTGATTTATAA